The following are encoded together in the Acidobacteriota bacterium genome:
- a CDS encoding N(4)-(beta-N-acetylglucosaminyl)-L-asparaginase: MNRREFLQNSAGAAALATATVSGRLRAQSAATPVVVSSANGLQATERAMQLLRDGADTLEAVVSGVALVENDPEDRSVGYGGLPNEEGVVQLDASVMHGPTRGAAGVGAVENIRNPARLAKLVMERTDHVHLMGEGAKRFALQMGMQETDLLTEESRRIWWEWKRSLSDRDDWIDPEERIPASMRPDRQAALRQYMRHHGTINCNAVNAKGEISGVTTTSGLAFKIPGRVGDSPIIGAGLYVDNEVGACGSTGRGEANLKTCASFLAVEFMRNGDSPEEAGLKVLRRIAENTTEPYLLNEQGRPRFNVNFYLVDKKGRHAGVAMYSGGRYAAFDASGNRIRESAYLYKRSDER; this comes from the coding sequence ATGAATCGACGTGAATTCCTGCAAAACTCGGCGGGTGCTGCGGCCCTGGCCACGGCCACGGTTTCAGGCCGGCTCCGGGCTCAAAGCGCCGCCACTCCGGTGGTCGTCTCCAGCGCCAATGGACTGCAAGCCACCGAAAGAGCCATGCAATTGCTGCGCGACGGCGCCGACACGCTGGAAGCGGTCGTCTCGGGCGTGGCCTTGGTTGAGAACGATCCCGAAGACCGCAGCGTGGGCTATGGAGGGCTCCCCAATGAAGAGGGCGTGGTGCAGCTCGACGCCTCCGTCATGCACGGGCCGACCCGGGGTGCGGCCGGCGTGGGGGCGGTTGAGAACATCCGCAACCCGGCACGGCTGGCCAAACTCGTCATGGAGCGCACCGACCACGTGCATCTGATGGGAGAGGGGGCCAAGCGCTTCGCCCTGCAGATGGGCATGCAAGAGACCGACCTGCTGACCGAAGAGTCGCGCCGCATCTGGTGGGAGTGGAAGCGCTCGCTGAGCGACCGCGACGATTGGATCGATCCCGAGGAGCGTATCCCGGCCTCCATGCGTCCCGACCGTCAGGCCGCGCTGCGCCAGTACATGCGCCATCACGGCACCATCAACTGCAACGCCGTCAACGCCAAGGGAGAAATATCGGGAGTCACCACCACTTCGGGACTGGCCTTCAAGATACCCGGACGCGTAGGCGATTCGCCCATCATCGGAGCCGGTCTTTACGTTGACAACGAAGTGGGCGCCTGCGGCAGCACCGGACGCGGCGAGGCCAACCTCAAGACCTGCGCCAGCTTTCTGGCCGTTGAGTTCATGCGCAACGGAGATTCCCCCGAAGAGGCCGGACTAAAGGTTTTGCGCCGGATTGCCGAAAATACCACCGAGCCTTACTTGTTGAACGAGCAGGGACGTCCGCGTTTCAACGTGAACTTCTACCTGGTCGACAAGAAAGGCCGCCATGCAGGAGTGGCCATGTACAGCGGAGGCCGCTACGCCGCTTTTGACGCCTCAGGCAACCGGATTCGCGAGTCGGCTTACCTGTACAAGAGATCTGACGAGAGGTGA
- a CDS encoding tetratricopeptide repeat protein, whose product MSKTFAALAVWALTAFPMGLAQGTVIKPLRIGLEPIAVPPTEELEQVVRDQIEATNEGLRALGATEVSDQQLSQAYGDLGRLYHAYEFHHAAESAYRNAYRLDSGTREWPHLMGLLLKEQGRLQEASLYFREALRIDDDLTAARVHLGRIELEQNRSDEAALLFRRVLNDNPRDAAARFGMGQVEMARGNWQSACDNFEIALQAVPEAGRIHYALGMAYREMGELEEARKHLARRNTVGVAPADPIADSMADLKRGYVIYTIRGRSQYQNGLIEQAAESFAEAVRAAPENAGARVNLATALARLDREEEAREHLRKALELEPRQSSAHFNLGALLMKEQPAEALQHFLAVLQERPDDPQALQWAARLSVRLNGEHADRLAVLASQHDRSDEAVVLRAVDWLVSAGQPADALLLLETAEEEVPGRGRLLHAWAHLLATASDPALRNGERAVQLAKAVYSARQSLAHGYTVALALGEAGQCAEAADWTKRMIKIAEANGEQDLARRLGVDLSRFQQGSPCRPPFTPDNAPSQQ is encoded by the coding sequence TTGTCCAAGACTTTCGCGGCCCTGGCGGTCTGGGCGCTGACCGCATTTCCCATGGGCCTGGCCCAGGGAACAGTGATCAAACCGCTTCGGATCGGGCTGGAACCCATTGCCGTCCCGCCCACCGAGGAGTTGGAGCAGGTGGTCAGAGACCAGATCGAAGCCACCAACGAGGGCCTCAGAGCTCTGGGGGCAACCGAGGTGTCTGATCAGCAACTCTCCCAGGCTTACGGAGACCTGGGGCGCCTTTATCATGCCTACGAGTTCCACCATGCCGCCGAGTCCGCCTACCGGAACGCTTATCGGCTGGACAGCGGAACGCGGGAGTGGCCTCACTTGATGGGCCTGCTGCTGAAGGAACAGGGTCGCCTGCAAGAGGCATCTCTCTATTTTCGAGAAGCCTTGAGGATTGACGATGACCTTACGGCCGCCAGGGTCCACCTGGGAAGGATCGAGCTGGAGCAGAACCGGAGCGATGAGGCCGCGCTCCTTTTCAGACGGGTTTTGAACGACAACCCGAGAGACGCCGCGGCCCGTTTCGGGATGGGTCAGGTTGAGATGGCCCGCGGCAACTGGCAAAGCGCCTGCGATAACTTCGAAATCGCCCTGCAAGCCGTTCCCGAGGCCGGACGCATTCACTATGCCCTGGGGATGGCTTACCGTGAAATGGGAGAGCTGGAGGAGGCGCGCAAACACTTGGCCCGGCGCAACACGGTGGGCGTGGCCCCCGCCGACCCCATCGCCGACTCTATGGCCGATCTCAAGCGCGGCTACGTGATCTACACGATTCGCGGACGCTCCCAGTATCAAAACGGCCTTATCGAGCAGGCGGCAGAGTCCTTCGCCGAAGCCGTAAGAGCGGCTCCTGAGAATGCCGGAGCGCGCGTCAACTTGGCTACTGCCTTGGCGCGCCTGGACCGGGAGGAGGAAGCCCGGGAGCACTTGAGAAAAGCGCTGGAACTCGAGCCCCGGCAATCGTCGGCTCACTTCAACCTGGGGGCGTTGCTCATGAAGGAGCAACCTGCCGAGGCCCTCCAGCACTTTCTCGCCGTCCTGCAGGAGCGGCCCGACGACCCTCAGGCCTTGCAATGGGCAGCTCGCCTGTCGGTCCGCCTCAACGGGGAGCATGCTGACCGCTTGGCTGTTCTGGCCTCCCAGCATGACCGCTCGGACGAAGCGGTCGTGTTGCGGGCGGTCGATTGGCTGGTCAGCGCCGGTCAGCCGGCCGATGCCTTGCTCCTCCTGGAAACGGCTGAGGAGGAGGTCCCCGGCCGGGGACGCCTGCTGCACGCCTGGGCCCATTTGCTGGCCACGGCCTCTGATCCGGCCCTGCGCAACGGAGAGCGTGCCGTGCAACTGGCCAAAGCCGTCTACTCGGCCCGCCAGAGCCTGGCCCACGGCTACACCGTAGCGCTGGCTCTAGGGGAAGCCGGCCAATGCGCCGAAGCCGCCGACTGGACCAAGCGCATGATCAAGATCGCCGAGGCCAACGGCGAGCAGGACCTGGCCCGACGTCTGGGCGTTGACTTGAGCAGGTTCCAGCAAGGCTCTCCCTGCCGTCCGCCCTTTACCCCCGACAATGCCCCCTCCCAGCAGTAA
- a CDS encoding ATP synthase subunit I has translation MHFNRWLGWLTLLAALAAWWRYGIVMAASVALGGAVAWLNARWMRAGLDAVLTPQGREKAGRMAMLFMARLGLIFLVLSVIILTSFLSVLGVIAGLSLGVIAALVDEARQIKWKVR, from the coding sequence GTGCATTTCAATCGATGGCTGGGCTGGCTTACCCTGCTGGCGGCTTTGGCCGCCTGGTGGCGGTACGGTATAGTCATGGCGGCGTCGGTTGCCTTAGGCGGGGCCGTGGCCTGGCTCAACGCCCGCTGGATGCGGGCCGGCTTGGACGCCGTCCTGACGCCCCAGGGACGTGAAAAGGCCGGGCGTATGGCCATGCTCTTCATGGCCCGCCTCGGATTGATCTTCCTGGTGCTGTCTGTTATCATCCTGACTTCTTTTTTGAGCGTCCTGGGCGTCATCGCCGGCTTGTCGCTCGGGGTCATCGCCGCCCTGGTCGACGAGGCCAGACAAATCAAGTGGAAAGTTCGCTGA
- a CDS encoding AtpZ/AtpI family protein, producing the protein MANDDGQGGKYGRMMAEYSTILLLLPSATFAGYLIGSWLDDWWGSEPLMAALGILLGAVVGFHQIYRVLMRKR; encoded by the coding sequence ATGGCCAATGACGATGGACAGGGAGGCAAGTATGGCCGCATGATGGCCGAGTACTCCACCATCTTGCTGCTCCTGCCGTCAGCCACTTTTGCGGGCTACCTGATCGGTTCATGGCTGGATGACTGGTGGGGCAGCGAACCGCTGATGGCGGCCCTGGGCATTCTGCTGGGGGCGGTGGTGGGATTTCACCAGATATATCGTGTCCTGATGCGCAAGCGGTAG
- a CDS encoding UDP-glucuronic acid decarboxylase family protein: protein MQPSPFRPRHKRVLVTGGAGFIGSHLCRALLQQGHDVLCLDNLYCSRKRNVFDLLSNSRFEFLRHDITQPILLEVDLIYNLACPASPLHYQHNPVKTVKTNVMGVIHMLGLAKRVGARILQASTSEVYGDPKEHPQAETYWGHVNPVGRRSCYDEGKRLAETLMMDYHRQNSVDIRIARIFNTYGPFMHEQDGRVVSNFVVQALKGEPLEIYGDGSQTRSFCYVSDLVEGLIALMESQDLHQPVNLGNPDEFTILELAQLVLELTGSASQIEYAQLPQDDPVRRRPAIDRARQELGWQPKVPLRQGLQLTIDYFDDLMRHGQ from the coding sequence ATGCAACCATCGCCCTTCCGCCCCCGCCACAAGCGCGTACTGGTGACTGGCGGAGCCGGTTTCATCGGCAGTCATCTGTGCCGCGCCTTGCTGCAGCAGGGACATGACGTCCTCTGCCTGGACAACCTCTACTGCAGCCGCAAGCGCAACGTTTTCGACCTCCTCTCCAACTCCCGCTTCGAGTTTCTGCGCCACGACATCACTCAGCCCATACTGCTGGAAGTCGATCTCATCTACAACCTGGCTTGCCCGGCTTCTCCGCTGCACTACCAGCACAATCCGGTCAAGACGGTCAAGACCAACGTCATGGGCGTCATCCACATGCTGGGCCTGGCCAAGCGGGTAGGGGCCCGCATTCTGCAGGCCAGCACCTCGGAGGTTTACGGCGACCCCAAAGAGCACCCTCAAGCGGAAACTTATTGGGGCCATGTCAACCCGGTGGGACGACGCAGTTGCTACGACGAGGGCAAGCGTCTGGCCGAAACATTGATGATGGACTACCACCGGCAGAATTCGGTCGACATCCGCATCGCCCGTATCTTCAACACCTACGGTCCCTTCATGCACGAGCAGGACGGCAGGGTGGTCAGCAACTTCGTGGTGCAGGCTCTCAAGGGAGAGCCGCTGGAAATCTACGGCGACGGCAGCCAGACACGCTCCTTTTGCTATGTCAGCGACCTGGTGGAGGGGCTTATCGCTCTGATGGAAAGCCAGGACCTTCACCAGCCTGTCAATCTTGGCAACCCCGACGAGTTCACCATCCTGGAGTTGGCGCAACTGGTACTGGAATTAACCGGCTCGGCCAGTCAAATCGAGTACGCGCAGTTGCCCCAGGACGATCCGGTGCGGCGCCGGCCCGCCATCGACCGGGCCCGCCAGGAACTGGGCTGGCAGCCCAAGGTCCCTTTGCGCCAGGGCCTGCAACTCACGATCGATTACTTCGACGACCTGATGCGCCATGGCCAATGA